CCAGCAGCACGCCGATCATCAGGGCGATGAAGGCGGTCACGGCGTAGTACTGCGTCAGTTTCTTCAGGCTGCTCAGCGTGGCGGCATCCAGGCCTGGCAGCGCCGCGCGCGAACTGGACTGGGAGGGGAGGGCGGTGGTCACTTCGTCTCCTTGCTGGTGGGCTGGGTGGGCGGCTCGACGATGAAGCGGGTGATCATGTTGTGATGCCCCACCCCGCAGTACTCGTTGCAGATGGCGTGCTGCTCGCCCGGGTGGCGGAACGTGACGGTCAGCGCGGCGACGTGACCGGGCAGGATCTCGGCGTTGATGGTCGTGCCCGTCACCTGGAAGCCGTGCGCGACGTCTGTCGCGGTGACGTGCAACGTGACGGGCACGCCCGCCGGGACGCGCAGCACGGCGGGCTGGAACGTGAAGTTCCCCGCCACGAGGTACGCGTCCAGCGTCCCCTGGTCATTCACCATGGGCTGCCCGGCGGCGTCCACGACCAGCCCCGGCTTCGCAAAGGGCGTCGCGGCGAGATTCTTCGGGTCCACGCGGCCCCGCACGATGCCGCCCACGTGCGCGTGCCCGGCGTCCGCCTTCAGGCTGGGGTACGTGCCACTGACCACGCTGGCGAGCACGCCCACGAACAGCAGCGCCGTCATGACGACCGCCACGCCCAGCCACGCGGTCTCGGAGCGTTCCAGCGCGTGGTGATCCAGCCGGGCCGGAGGGGTGTCCGCCCCCACGTCAGGCCCGCCCGTGCAGGACGCCCAGCACCAGCAGCCACAGGCTCAGGATGCTCAGCGCCAGGGTGATCACCACGACCAGCGCGCCCCTGGGGGCCTCACCGCCCTCCGGCGGGTGGTGCGGGCCGCTCATGCCTGCACCTCCGCGCCCGTCTGCGACCCGTCCGGCTTCAGGGCATCCTCGTGCGCGTAGTCGCGCAGCACGTCACTGACGGTCACGACGCCCACCACGCGCCCCTGATCATCCACGACCGGCAGCGCGCCCACCCGGTGGGTGAGCATGGTGTGCGCCGCGTCCCGCGCGTCCGCGTCAGGGCGGGTCGTGAGCACCGAGCGGCGCATCACGTCCGCCACCGTCACGGCCGCCAGCCGCGTCGTGGCCTCCCAGGGGGACAGGCTGGACACGCGGCTGGGCATCGCCTCGCGCACGTCACGGTCGGTGACGATGCCCACGAGCGCCGCGCCGTCCATCACTGGCAGGCGCCGGATGCCGCGCGAGCGCATCAGGTGCGCCGCGTCCGGCAGGGACAGGGTCGGGGCCGCCGTGATCACCGGGGCCGTCATCAGATCAAGTACTCGCATGGAACACCTCCATGCCGTGAGGGTCCAGTGAGGGCATTACGAAGGCATTACGGAAGGGTCCGAGTTGGCCAGGGTCGGCCAGGACGACAAAAAATGGGGCCCCGGTGAACTCCGGGGCCCTTCATGCCAAGCGCGCTACTTGTCGCTTGTGGCGCCTGCCGGTCGGAAGGGAGCATTCACGCAGGGCAACTCGCCGCCCTTGAGCTGCTCCGCGAACGCCACCGTTTCCGGCAGCGGCGTGTCCCCGATCTCGGTCAGGAGGTACTGCCGGTAGCGGCGGTAGTACTCGGTCGCCGCGTACCGGTCCCGGGTCATCGCCAGACACGCCATCAGCCGCTGGTGGTGGTCCTCCCCGATCAGCGGGTCGGTCTGCGCGGCCCGCACGAGGTCCTGCGCGGCCAACGGGCACTCGCGCGCCGCGCAGTGCAGCTGAGACAGGGTCAGGTGCGCCTCCACGACCGCCGCGCGGTGCGCCTGCCGCGCCTCCTGCACCCACTCGCCCGTCAGGTGCGGCAGGTACTCGCCGTCCGCGCACGCCAGCGCCCGGCGCAGCGCCGCCGTGTCACTGGCCGCCAGCAGGTCCGGGTTCAGCGCGTACCGCCCGCCCCGCTCGGTCACCGCCTCCGGGAAGTCCAGCGCGTGCCGCAGCCGGTGCAGCGCCACCCGGAAGCGGTTCGCGGCGGCCGGGGTGTCCTCCAGATCCCACAGGTCCCGCAGCAGGTCGTGCCGGTAGCGGCCGTCCGGGTGCGCGTGCAGATACCACAGCAGTTCCTCCGCACTGCGCGCGGGCCACGCGACCGGCACGCCGCCGCGCAGCACCTCCGCCTGTCCCAGCGTGCGCAGCAGCCAGTCCCCATTCTGCCTGTCCCCGTCCGTCATGCCCGCCACCTCCTGCCCCCATGGTGCCACGTACAGGCGCGCGCAGGTGTCCCGCCCGCAGGGAGTACGCTGGGGGCACATGAACTTCGAGCTGCCCGGCGACCTGCGCGACATGCAGGCGATCATCCGCGATTTCATGCTCACGCGCGTCGAAGCCCGCGCGCACGAGATCGAGGAGACCAACCACGTCCCCGAGGACCTGCTGCGCGAGGCCGCCGGGCTGGGCCTATTCGGCCTGAGCATCCCCGAGGAGTACGGCGGCGTCGGCCTGGGCGCCCTGGGCCGCTGCGCCGTGTACGAGGCGATGGGCATGGGCCACATGGGCTTCGGCGGCGTGATCAGCGCGCACGCCAGCATCGGCACCAGCGGCCTCGTGAAACTCGGCACCGACGAGCAGAAGGCCCGGTTCCTGCCGCGCATGGCGTCGGGCGAGTGCGTCGCGGGCTTCGCCATCACCGAACCCAGCAGCGGCAGCGACGCCGCGAACATCCGCACCCGCGCCGAGCGGCGGGGCGACGCGTACGTCCTGAACGGCACCAAGCACTACATCAGCAACGCGCCCATCGCAGGCCTGCTGACCGTCATCGCCGTCACCGACCCCGCCCGCGGCAGCAAGGGCATGAGCGCGTTCCTCGTCGAACCGCAGAGCACGCCCGGCGTCACCATCGGCAAGATCGACGAGAAGATGGGCCAGAAGGGCGCCCTGAGCGCCGAGGTCATCTTCCAGGACGCCGTGGTCCCCGCCGCGAACCTCCTGGGGCCTGAACACCTCGGGTACCGCGAGGCGCTGGGCATCCTCACCAACGGCCGCGTCGGCATCGCCGCCCGCTCGACAGGCGCCATGCAGCGCCTGCTGGACCTGTCCGTCGCGCACGCCAAGACCCGCGAGCAGTTCGGGAAACCCATCGCGGATTTCCAGGCCGTGCAGTTCATGCTCGCCGAGATGGACATCGCCATCCAGACCAGCCGCGTCCTGTGGCAGAAAGTCGCCTGGATGGTCGACGAGGGCCAGGACGTCCGCCGCATGGCCAGCGTCGCCAAGTACCACGCCACCGAGGCCCTCTCGCAGGTCGCGGACAAGGCCGTGCAGGTCGCGGGCGGCATGGGCTACATGAAAGACAGCCCCGTCGAACGCTACTACCGCGACCAGCGCCTCCTGCGCATCTACGAGGGCACCAGCGAGATCCAGAAACTCATCATCGCGGGCGACCTGCTGCGCTAAGCGCCTCGCCACCAGCGCAGGAAGGCGGGCAGGCGTTCACGCCACGCGGGTTCGTCGTGCCAGTGGCCCTCGCCGACCGTGAAGCGCGCCTCGTGGACGTGCGGGGCGAGCTGCAAGGTCAGGTTGCGGGCCAGCGTGATGACCTCCTGCGCGCTCTGAATGCTGTTGCCCTCGTGGTCGCCCATATCCACCCACACGCGCGAGTGCGGGTCGCCGCGCCCGTCCATCCAGCGCAGGAACGCGAAGTCGGCGGGCCACACGGCGGGACTGAACACGCCCAGCGTGCCGTACGTGCCGGGGTCACGCAGACCCGCGTACGCGGTGATCAGCCCGCCGAAGGAGGATCCGGCCAGCGCGGTGTCCTGCGCGGGCACCGCGCCGAAGCGGGCGTGCAGGTGCGGCAGGAGGGTGCCTTTGATCCAGTCGGCGTACTCGTCCGCGCCGCTGTCGAAGCCGTTCAGTTCGAAGGGGAACGGCACGTAGCGGCGGCTGCGGTCGTCGTTCACGGGCAGCGCGGTAATCCGGACCGGGTGCCCGGCGTCTGCGAGGGCCTGCGCGGCCCCGGCGGCGTCCCAGCTGTCCCCGGCGAAGGTCGGGGCCTCGTCGAACACGTTCTGGCCGTCGTGCAGGATCAGCAGCGGCAGCGGTCCCTCGTGTCCTTCGGGCCACCACAGGCGCACGGACTGCGCGCCCCAGGGGGCGTCCAGTACGGTCTCCTCGCGCGGTGGGGCGCTGCGCGGTGGACGGGTGGCCCCGCCGCTGGCGTCCTGCCAGCCCGCCACGGTCAGGAGCACAGTGGTGTCGCCAAGCACGGCGACGCGGTGCGCGCGGGCGCGGCCGCCCCAGGCGTCGCCCTCCTCGGCGGTCGTGCCGTCCGGGTTCACGCGGCGGACCTTCATCTGCGCCAGCAGGCCGTCCGGCAGGTCGGCGTGCAGCACCCCAGCCTGGAACGTCCAGTCCGTGGGGTCGTCGCTCCAGGCGCGGTGGTCGCCGGTCAGGAACAGCGTCCCCGGTGGGGTGCCGGGCGGCAGGGTCAGCTGGAAGGTCACGCGGGGCATGCGGTCAGTCTAGGAGGGTCCGGTACGGGTGAAGGTCTCGTCAGCTTCGGGTGAGGGTTGTGTCAGGTGCGCGGGGGTAGGCTTTTGTCGTGGAGGACGAGGTTTGAAGTGATCCCGTCCGGGTCGGCTGCGGCTTGCCCCCACCCCGGAAACTTGATATAGTCGCACTCAAGTTTCCTGGATGCAGGAGTTTCAGGAACCCGCTCTCACCAAGACCCCACCCGGGCGAAAAGGAGTTCCGAGATGCCCACCAACACCCTCCCCAGCAACGTCCCCGTCTGCCCGGTCCGCGGCAGCGTGATCTACCCCACGATGGTCCAGCACATCGACGCCAGCCGCGCGCTGTCCATCGGCGCGATCGAGGCGGCCATGCAGAGCGACAAGGTCATCCTGATCGTCTCGCAGCGCGATAAGGACATCGACGACCCCAAGGGCAGCGACCTGTACGACGTCGGCACCGCCTGCAACGTCCTGCGCGTCCGCAAGAACCCCGACGGCACCGTGCAGATGCTCGTGTCCGCCGTCGCCCGCGTCCGCGCCACCAACTACCAGCGCGGTGACCACCTCAGCGCCGACATCACCCCCCTGGCCGCCGAGGACGACAACCCCGTCGAACTCCAGGCGCTGGGCCGCGAGCTGCGCGAACGCTTCGACGCCCTGGCCAGCGGCGGCAAACTGAACGCCGAGACTGTCCAGACCATCCACAGCAAGGAAGACCTGGGCGAGATGGCCGACCACATCGCCTTCAACCTCGACTTCAAACTGGACGACAAGCAGGCGCTGCTGGAACTGCCCAGCCTGACCGCCCGCATCCGCAAACTGCTGACCCTGCTCGACACCGAACAGGAAGTGCAGGCCGTGCAGGCCAAGATCCGCGCGCAGGTCAAGGAAGAGATCGACAAGAACCAGCGCGAGTACTACCTGCGCGAACAGATGAAGGTCATCCAGAAGGAACTCCAGGGCGGCGAGGACGGCGAGGAAGGCGACGAGGCCGAAGCCTTCCGCGCCAAGCTCGACACCCTCGACCTGCGCCCCGAGGTCCGCAAGGACATCGACCGTGAAGTGAACCGTCTGGCGCGCATGCACCCCGACGCCGCCGAGGCCAGCGTCATCCGCACGTACCTCACCTGGATCACCGAACTGCCCTGGAACACCCGCAGCGACGACCAGCTGGACGTCATGCAGGCCTCCCAGATCCTCGACGACGACCACTACGGCCTGGAAAAGGTCAAGGACCGCGTCCTGGAATTCCTGGCCGTGCGCCGCCTGCGCAAGGAACGCGCCGAACGCGGCGAACTCAGCGCCGAGGACGTCAACAAGGGCCCCATCCTGGTGTTCACCGGCCCTCCCGGCGTCGGCAAGACCAGCATCGCGCAGAGCATCGCCAAGGCGCTGGGCCGCAAGTACGTACGCATCGCCCTCGGCGGCGCCCGCGACGAGAGCGACATCCGTGGTCACCGCCGCACGTACATCGGCGCGATGCCCGGCCGCCTCATCCAGGGCATCCGCACCGCGGGCACCAAGAACCCCGTCATCCTCCTCGACGAGGTCGACAAGCTCGGCAGCAGCTACCAGGGCGACCCCTCGGCGGCCCTGCTGGAAGTGCTCGACCCCTCGCAGAACCAGCACTTCACCGACCACTACCTCGGCGTGCCGTTCGACCTGAGCGAGGTCATGTTCATCGCCACCGCCAACTACCCCGAACAGATCCCCCCGGCGCTGATGGACCGCATGGAAGTCATCGACTTCAACAGCTACATCGAACAGGAAAAGCTGGAGATCGCCAAACGCTACCTGCTGCCCCGCCAGCTCATGGCGAACGGCCTGAAAGCCAACCAGATCGCGTTCACCGACTCCGCGCTGGAAAAACTGATCAGCCACTACACCCGCGAGGCTGGTGTGCGCAACCTGGAACGCGAGATCGGCACGGTCGCCCGCAAGGTCGCCCGCCGCATCGCCACCGGCGAGGTCAAACGCGTCAAGGTCACCGACAAAGAACTCGACCGTTACCTCGGACAGGCCCGCCACATCCCCGAAACCGAAGGCAAGGAAGACATGGTCGGCGTCAGCACGGGCATGTTCTACACCCCGGTCGGCGGTGACATCCTGTTCGTCGAGACCAGCACCAGCCCCGGCAAGGGCCTCGTCCTGACCGGCCAGCTCGGCGACGTCATGAAAGAAAGCGCCCGCGCCGCCCTGACGTACATCAAGGCGAACGCCGAACGCTTCCACATCGACAAGGCCCGCATCGACGACAGCGAAATCCACGTGCACGTCCCCGCCGGAGCGATCCCCAAGGAAGGCCCCAGCGCCGGCGGCGCCATGGTCACCAGCCTCATCAGCGCCCTGACCGGCATCCCCGCCCGCCACGACGTCGCCATGACCGGCGAGATGACCCTCACCGGCCGCTACCTGCCCATCGGCGGCCTGAAAGAGAAAGTGCTGGGCGCCCGCCGCGCCGGGATCAAGCACATCATCCTGCCCAAAGCGAACGAGGGCGACCTGCGCGACATCCCCCTGCACCTGCGCACCACCATGCGCTTCCACCCCTGCGAAACCGTGGATCAGGTGCTGGACGTGGCCCTCGTCGGCGGCCTGAAAGCCCTGGAGACGCCCCGCGACGGTAGCCCCGCCCCCACCCTCCCCGCCCCCAAACGCAAGAGCGCCCGCCGCAGCGACGCCCACGCGTAACCGAACTTCCCGCTGCTCCCCGTCCACGCCGGACGGGGAGTTTTTTGCTGCACTCGACGCGTGACCAGCCGCACTATCCTGCCAGGACATGCGCCGCCTGCTTCCTCTGCTCCTCCTGACCACCCTGACCACCGCCCACGCCGCGTACTGTTTCCAGCACCCCCGCACGGATCTGACGCTTTACCCCAGACTCAGCGGCGCGCCTAGGCAGATCGAGGAGCAGATCACCGTCGAACCGGCCTTCCGAACACTGGATTTCATCACGGCCCGTACGTCCTTGTACACCTACCAGGGCACGCAGGCTATTCAGGTGACCCACCGCCTGACCCCCGATGACCCGTCCTTTCCTCGCACCACGCTCTTCCAGGCGACCATCCGCCCGTCGGGTGCACTGGCCAGCCCCGCCACGACCCTGGCTGGCAGCTGGCGCTTCGTGATTCGGGGGAGCCTGACCGGTCCGGTGCCTCAGATCACCGCGGCTGACCTCGCCGCCGAGAAGGCGTCACCCATCAGCATCACGCTGGACGCGCAGGGTCGCCTGACGCAGTACAAGGGGGTCGTCCTGAATCCCGAAGCTGGCCTGATGGACGAGGTGCAGGTCAGCTGCGCGTACGCCTCCGCTCAGCGAACCGTGCGCGAGGTCGTGAGTCTGGCCCGACGCACCCGCAGCGTCACGGACGCCCAGTTCGGCCCCGCCGGTGAACTGCTGAGCCTCAGCAGCACCGGAACCACCCTTGACGGCTCCAACTCACCCCTGATCCCCACGGCAGAGACCTTCACATACGACAACGGCACATTAAGCCGGTCCGTTTTCAGCGTTGCTGGGCAGGCGAACTCCACCTTCGCGTACACCCTCACGTCCGGGCAGATCACGGGATACACCGTCCAGATCGGCGAGGGAGACAACGCGGTTCGTGAACGACATACTTTCACCAGGGATACGCATGGTAACTGGATCACGCACGAATACCGCCTCGGCAAGGCGCTTGTCGCGACCATCACGCGCCGCATCACGTACTGAATGGGCCTGAACGGACGCGTGGGGCGCGCTATCCTATGCGTATGAGTGCGCCTGTGACGTTCCTGGTGGCCAGCCCGCACCTGCGCGGCAGCCTGTTCGAGGGAACCGTGATCCTGCTGCTGGAGCACGACACGAAGGGTGCGATGGGATTGATCGTGAACGCGCCCATGACCCAGAGCGTGCAGGACCTCATGCCGGAACTTGCGGGGCACCCGGAGGTGGCGTGGCTGGGCGGGCCGGTGGACCCGACGCTCGGCTGGTGTCTGTACGCGCAGCCGGTGGATATGGAGGGTGAACTGCGCCTGCTGCCGGGCCTGACGGTGTCCAGCAGTCTGGATGTGCTGCGGGCGGTGGAGCGCAGCGGGCAGCCGTTCATGCTGGTGCTGGGGTACGCCGGGTGGGGTGCGGGCCAGCTGACCGACGAGGCGCGCGAGGGAACGTGGGTGTGGGTGGAGCAGACCACGCCGGAGCTGCTGTGGGACGTGCCCGCAGGGGACCGCTGGCAGTCGGCGCTGGACCGGCTGGGTGTGGACGCGTCGCGGATCGTGCCGGGCGGCGCGCAGGCCTGAGTCGCGTGACCTGATTGCGATCGCGCAGCGCCCGGTGAACCCGGGTTGAGGACTCCCTGGTGGGTGACCGTGCTGTAATGCGGTGACGGCCCGCTGACGTTCGTCCCGTTTACTGCTCAAGGAGTCATGACTGTGCCTGCTGATAAGTCTCTGTCCGTTCGTTCTGGTTCCTCGCGCGTCCGCTTGCGGCGAAAGGAGGAATCCGGGAAGGGCGAAGTGCGGACGTACAGCACGGTCGCCAATCCGGACAGTCCCTTCCTGAACCGGGAACTGTCGTGGCTGGCGTTCAACGAGCGGGTGCTGGCCGAGGCGCGCGATGAGCGCAACCCGCCGCTGGAACGACTGAAGTACGCGGCGATCTGCGGCAGCAACCTGGATGAGTTCTTCATGGTGCGTGTGGCGGGGGTGCACCGGCAGATTGCGGCGGGCGTGAACACGCCGGGCCCGGATGGCCTGCTGCCGCGCGAGACCCTGGCGCTGGTGCGCGAGCGGACGCAGGTGATGCTGCGCGAGATCGAGCGCGTCACCCGTAAGACCCTGCGGGATCTGAACGCGGCGGGCGTACGGTTCGCGCGCGTGGCGGACCTGGGCAAGCGCGCGCGGGCGCAGCTGCGGGAGCATTACCTCGCCGAGATTCAGCCGGTGCTGACGCCGCTGGTCGTGGATCCCAGCCACCCATTCCCATACCTGAGCAACCTGAGCCTGAACCTCGCGGTGCTGCTGGACGGGGGCGAGGGTGAGGATCCGGAGTTCGCGCGGGTGAAGGTGCCGGTGGGCGTGTTGCCGCGCGCGGTGTGCGTGGGTGACACGATTGTGCTGCTGGAAGACGTGATCGCCGCGCACATCGGGGAGTTGTTCAAGGGTCGCGAGGTGCTGGCCGCGCATGCCTTCCGCGTGACCCGCAACACTGACTACGAGTTCGAGGAGGAGGAAGCCGAGGACCTGCTGGCCACCATCGAGGACGGGTTGCGGCGGCGGCGGTTCGGGTCGGCGGTGCGCCTGGAGGTGATGCGGGACACGCCGGGCGGTATCACGGCGTTCCTGCAGGAGCGGCTGCGGCTCGCGCCGGAGGACATCTTCCAGCTGGACGGTCCCCTCGGGTCGGCGGACCTGATGGGCCTGCCCGTGAAACGCCCGGATCTCGGCTTCCCGGAGTACGCGCCGGCCGTCCCCGATCTGGACGGTGACGAGGACAGCGGGATCTTCGACACGTTGCGGCAGGGGGACGTGCTGCTGCACCACCCGTACGACGGCTTCACGAACATCCTGGATTTCCTTGAAGAGGCCAGCCGGGACCCGCAGGTGCTGGCGATCAAGCAGACGCTGTACCGCACTGGGGACGACCCCAGGCTCCTGGCGGCGCTGCGTACGGCGGCCGAGAACGGCAAGCAGGTCGTGGCGCTGATTGAACTCAAGGCCCGGTTCGACGAGCAGCGCAACATCTCCTGGGCCAGGAAACTGGAACGGGCCGGGGCGCACGTCGTGTACGGCGTGGCGGGCTTGAAGACGCACGCGAAGGTCACCATGATCGTCCGCCGCGAGGAGGGCGGGCTGCGCCGCTACGTGCACATCGGCACTGGGAACTACAACGCGAAGACGGCGCGGTTGTACACCGATCTGAGCCTGCTGTCCGCCAACCCGGATCTGGGTGCGGACGTCGCGGAACTGTTCAACCACCTGACCGGCTACGCCGAGGCCGAGTACACGCAGCTGCTGGTCGCGCCGGATACGGCCCGGACGGGCTTCGAGGCGCTGCTGGAGCGGGAGGCCGCGCATGCCCGCGACGGTCAGGACGCCTGGGTGCGCGTGAAGGTCAACCAGCTGACCGATCCGGGCATGGTCGAGGCGCTCAGCCGGGCGTCGCAGGCGGGCGTGCGGGTGGAACTGATAATCCGTGGGGTGTGCTGCCTGCGGCCCGGCGTGCCGGGCGTGTCGCAGAACGTGCGGGTGCGCAGCCTCCTGGGCCGGTACCTGGAGCACGCCCGCGTGTACGCGTTCGGGAACGGTGGCGGTCCAGAGGTGTATTTCGGCAGTGCCGACTGGATGAGCCGCAACCTGGACCGCCGGGTCGAGGTGATCGCTCCGGTGCTGGACGACCGGCACCGCGAGGCCTTCCTGAGCATCCTGGATACCGAGTGGTCGGATACGCGCGGGTCGTGGGAACTGAACGCGGACGGCGAGTACATGAAGATCCCGGGGGATTTCAGCGCGCAGGCCACCTTCGCGGCGGCACGTCACCCGCTGTAACGCACCTCCGTCTGCGGGGAGGGGAGACGGCATTGACCGCTCCCCTCCTTTTCTCTCGTATGTGGTGCAGGGCGATAAGAAACCCCCGGTGCGAACACCGGGGGCCCTGGAAGTGCGGGGGTTTAGCCCTGCTCTTCTTCGGTCTTCTTGTCGCCAGCCAGACCGAACTGGGCGAACAGGTCGGCGTACACGTCGCCGAGCTTGGTGCTGATCTTGCCGCCCTGCTGGGCGTCCTTGGCGTTGTAGGCGTAGTCCGCGCCGCCTTCGCGACGACGGCCGCCGCCGCTGCGCTGGCCACCCTGGCCGCCGCTGTAGCGGTCGCTGCGGGCGCCGCCACCCTGGCTGACGTAGTCACGCTGGGTGGGGGCCGGGCTACCACCGAGGAAGCGGCGACGGCTGAGGCTGGCGCGCTGCTCGACGGGATCGATGTTCAGGATGACGGCTTCGATCTCGTCGCCCTTCTTGAACAGGTCGGCGGGGTTGTTGACGCGGTTCAGGTCGAGTTCGCTGATGTGGATCAGGCCCTCGATGCCTTCCTCGATCTCCATGAACACGCCGAAGTCGGTCATGCCGGTGATCTTGCCCTTCACGGGGGTGCCGGGCGGGTAGCGGTCGGGCAGCGCGCTCCAGGGATCGTCGGTGGTCTGACGAATACCCAGGGAGATGCGGCGGTCCTTCGGCTCGATGCGCAGGATGATCGCCTCGACTTCGTCGCCTTCCTTCATCACTTCGTTGGGGTGACGGACGCGCTTGGTCCAGCTCATCTCGCTGACGTGCACCAGACCTTCGAGGCCGCTTTCCAGTTCGACGAACGCACCGAAGTTGGTGAGGTTCGTGACCTTGCCGGTGACCTTCTGGCCGATGCTGTAGCGGTCGGTGGCGCCTTCCCAGGGGTCCTGGGTGAGGGCCTTCATGCTCAGGTTGATGCGTTCACGGTCGTTGTCGACGTCCATGACCTGCACCTGCACCTTGTCGCCCACCTTGACCACGTCGCGGGGGTGGTTGAAGCGGCCGTAGGTCAGTTCGCTGCGGTGAACGAGGCCGTCGATGCCGCCCAGGTTCACGAACACGCCGAAGTCGGTGATTTCCACGACTTCGCCTTCGAACTGCGCGCCGGATTCCAGCTGGCCGACCGTGGCTTCACGGGCTTTGGCCTTCTGGGCTTCCAGGATGGCGCGGTGGCTGATGATCACGCGGTTGCGCTTGCGGTTCAGCTCGATGAGCTTGACCATCAGCGGCTTGCCGACGTAGGGGTCCAGGTCGTTCACGCGGCGGGTGTCCACCTGTGAGGCGGGCAGGAAGGCGCGGATGCCCTCGACCTGCGCGACCAGACCGCCGCGAACTTTCTCCAGCACGTCGACTTCGAAGGCTTCCTCGGCTTCCTGCATCTTCTCCAGGACGCGCCAGCCCTTGTCCTGATCGGCCCGTTTCTTGCTCAGGACGATCTGGCTGTTGGGCAGGTCGACGCGCACGACGTACGCTTCGATCTGCTCGCCGGACTTGTACATCTCCTGGGCCTGTTCCAGCGTGACGGGCTCGTCGCCCAGCTGGTTCAGGGGGATGATGCCCTCGACCTTGGCGCCGATGTCCACGGCGATGCCTTCCTGACCGATGAACACGATGGTGCCGTCGACGATGTCGCCGCGGCTGACGTTCTGGGGTTCCTGCGCCTCACTGGCGAGGATGTCCTCCATGGTCATCGCGGGGTACTCGCGCTCCTCCACGGGGGTGGGGGTGCTGGGGGTGGTGCCCGTCGCGGGCTGAGTCCCGCCTTGCTGGGCGGGGGTCTGGGTGTTGTCTTCCATGAACTCCTGTCCTCCTGGGTGCGGGCGCTTTGCGGCGTCCGTACCGGCCTGATACCTGCTTCCGTCCCGGGTCTCCCGAGCCCTGGGGCGCGGGGGTGGGCGGGGGCGGCAACACCTCAGTGTACCAGAGTTCAGAGTGTTGCGGCAACTGCGCTGTGAACGCGGTCCAGACGGGTTGTACAGCTTCACGTCAAGGAATCCGCTCCCACGCAGGTCAGGGGGGGTGCTTGACGAGTCAGCTGGCGTGCCTCTATACTCCCTCACGCTTCACCTGATGGCGAAGCACGTCAGAGCAGGACCCGTGTTGGGGCATCGTCTAATGGCAGGACACCAGTCTCTGACACTGTCGATCTAGGTTCGAGTCCTAGTGCCCCAGCCAGCACACCCACCCGCAAGGGTGGGTTTTGTTTTGTCGCCTGCCGTGAGTGTGGGTGAGATCACCCCCAACGGCGTGGAAGCGCTGCCACATCGCCGGTGTCTTAGACTCCGGAGCATGACGCAGACCCCTGTCCCCGAGTGGTACAAGAGCGCCGTCTTCTACGAACTCTCGGTCCGCACCTTCGCGGACGGCAACGGCGACGGCAAGGGCGACTTTCCCGGCCTGACCGGCAAACTCGACTACCTGCGCGGCCTGGGCGTGGACGTCCTGTGGATCCTGCCGTGCTACCCCAGCCCCCTGCGTGACGACGGCTACGACGTCGCCGACTACGTGGGTATCCACCCGGACCTGGGCACCCTGGACGACTTCAAGGTCTTCCTGCGTGAATCCCATGCGCGCGGCCTGCGCGTCATCACGGACTTCGTGACCAATCACACCTCGAGCGACCACCCCTGGTTCCAGGCGGCACGGCGCGGACCGACCCTCCCGGACGGCACGCCCAACGAGTACCACGACTACTACGTCTGGAGC
The DNA window shown above is from Deinococcus sedimenti and carries:
- a CDS encoding YqgE/AlgH family protein; the protein is MSAPVTFLVASPHLRGSLFEGTVILLLEHDTKGAMGLIVNAPMTQSVQDLMPELAGHPEVAWLGGPVDPTLGWCLYAQPVDMEGELRLLPGLTVSSSLDVLRAVERSGQPFMLVLGYAGWGAGQLTDEAREGTWVWVEQTTPELLWDVPAGDRWQSALDRLGVDASRIVPGGAQA
- the ppk1 gene encoding polyphosphate kinase 1 — protein: MTVPADKSLSVRSGSSRVRLRRKEESGKGEVRTYSTVANPDSPFLNRELSWLAFNERVLAEARDERNPPLERLKYAAICGSNLDEFFMVRVAGVHRQIAAGVNTPGPDGLLPRETLALVRERTQVMLREIERVTRKTLRDLNAAGVRFARVADLGKRARAQLREHYLAEIQPVLTPLVVDPSHPFPYLSNLSLNLAVLLDGGEGEDPEFARVKVPVGVLPRAVCVGDTIVLLEDVIAAHIGELFKGREVLAAHAFRVTRNTDYEFEEEEAEDLLATIEDGLRRRRFGSAVRLEVMRDTPGGITAFLQERLRLAPEDIFQLDGPLGSADLMGLPVKRPDLGFPEYAPAVPDLDGDEDSGIFDTLRQGDVLLHHPYDGFTNILDFLEEASRDPQVLAIKQTLYRTGDDPRLLAALRTAAENGKQVVALIELKARFDEQRNISWARKLERAGAHVVYGVAGLKTHAKVTMIVRREEGGLRRYVHIGTGNYNAKTARLYTDLSLLSANPDLGADVAELFNHLTGYAEAEYTQLLVAPDTARTGFEALLEREAAHARDGQDAWVRVKVNQLTDPGMVEALSRASQAGVRVELIIRGVCCLRPGVPGVSQNVRVRSLLGRYLEHARVYAFGNGGGPEVYFGSADWMSRNLDRRVEVIAPVLDDRHREAFLSILDTEWSDTRGSWELNADGEYMKIPGDFSAQATFAAARHPL
- a CDS encoding 30S ribosomal protein S1; this translates as MEDNTQTPAQQGGTQPATGTTPSTPTPVEEREYPAMTMEDILASEAQEPQNVSRGDIVDGTIVFIGQEGIAVDIGAKVEGIIPLNQLGDEPVTLEQAQEMYKSGEQIEAYVVRVDLPNSQIVLSKKRADQDKGWRVLEKMQEAEEAFEVDVLEKVRGGLVAQVEGIRAFLPASQVDTRRVNDLDPYVGKPLMVKLIELNRKRNRVIISHRAILEAQKAKAREATVGQLESGAQFEGEVVEITDFGVFVNLGGIDGLVHRSELTYGRFNHPRDVVKVGDKVQVQVMDVDNDRERINLSMKALTQDPWEGATDRYSIGQKVTGKVTNLTNFGAFVELESGLEGLVHVSEMSWTKRVRHPNEVMKEGDEVEAIILRIEPKDRRISLGIRQTTDDPWSALPDRYPPGTPVKGKITGMTDFGVFMEIEEGIEGLIHISELDLNRVNNPADLFKKGDEIEAVILNIDPVEQRASLSRRRFLGGSPAPTQRDYVSQGGGARSDRYSGGQGGQRSGGGRRREGGADYAYNAKDAQQGGKISTKLGDVYADLFAQFGLAGDKKTEEEQG